The Thermoleophilum album genome contains a region encoding:
- a CDS encoding saccharopine dehydrogenase NADP-binding domain-containing protein, whose protein sequence is MAGRVVLFGASGFTGALTARELVARGVAPVLAGRSRDRLERLRDELGRDDLEIAIADAADPPSVRRLVERGDVLITTVGPFQRYGYAALEAAVAAPCTYLDSTGEPPFMRAVFEEYGPRAQAAGAALMTAMGYDYVPGNLAAALAVEEAGEDAARVDIGYFVDGPPSPSAMSGGTRASLVGVIGEPSFAFRDGGIRSERAARRVRTFRTSKGARKAVSVGGSEHYALPRSFPQLEQVNVYLGWFAALSRPM, encoded by the coding sequence ATGGCCGGCCGAGTAGTGCTGTTCGGTGCCAGCGGTTTTACCGGCGCGTTGACCGCGCGCGAGCTCGTCGCGCGCGGGGTCGCGCCGGTGCTAGCTGGGCGTAGCCGTGATCGCCTGGAGCGGCTGCGGGACGAGCTCGGTCGCGACGACCTCGAGATCGCGATCGCCGACGCGGCCGATCCACCATCGGTACGGCGCTTGGTCGAGCGCGGAGACGTGCTTATCACTACCGTCGGTCCCTTCCAGCGCTACGGCTACGCGGCGCTCGAGGCTGCGGTCGCGGCGCCCTGTACATACCTCGACTCGACCGGTGAGCCTCCCTTCATGCGCGCAGTCTTCGAGGAGTACGGGCCGCGTGCGCAAGCTGCCGGCGCGGCCCTGATGACGGCGATGGGCTACGACTACGTCCCCGGCAACTTGGCGGCGGCGCTCGCTGTCGAGGAAGCGGGCGAGGACGCCGCCCGCGTCGACATCGGCTACTTCGTCGATGGGCCACCGTCGCCCTCGGCTATGAGCGGTGGCACCCGCGCTTCCCTGGTCGGCGTCATCGGTGAACCATCGTTCGCCTTCCGAGACGGCGGTATCCGCAGCGAGCGGGCGGCACGGCGTGTGCGGACGTTCCGCACGAGCAAGGGTGCTCGCAAGGCGGTCTCGGTCGGTGGTAGCGAGCACTACGCGCTGCCGCGCTCGTTCCCACAACTCGAGCAGGTCAACGTTTACCTCGGTTGGTTCGCGGCGCTCTCGCGCCCGATGTAG
- a CDS encoding MarR family winged helix-turn-helix transcriptional regulator, producing the protein MTDVASRRAGPKREDKPSARASQAAGPAHRAAWSALASAHAAVVCALERAFAGASLPPLGWYEVLQALARAPEGSLRPRELVEHVNLSKSGLTRLLDRLEQAGLVERRRCPKDRRGYHVLLTAEGRRIYQRMRPLHDRTVREHLGAALDEQQASELAALLRKLAAGQRERAA; encoded by the coding sequence GTGACAGACGTGGCAAGCAGAAGGGCCGGACCGAAGCGCGAGGACAAGCCCTCGGCTCGTGCAAGCCAGGCCGCGGGGCCCGCACATCGGGCTGCCTGGAGCGCTCTGGCGAGCGCGCATGCGGCCGTCGTTTGCGCGCTCGAGCGAGCGTTCGCCGGCGCGTCACTGCCACCGCTCGGCTGGTACGAGGTGTTACAGGCGCTCGCTCGGGCCCCGGAAGGATCGCTGCGACCGCGCGAGCTCGTCGAACACGTAAACCTCTCGAAGAGCGGGCTCACGCGGCTCCTCGACAGGCTCGAGCAGGCCGGGCTTGTCGAGCGCCGCCGCTGTCCGAAGGATCGACGCGGTTATCACGTGCTGCTAACCGCCGAAGGTCGCCGGATCTACCAACGGATGCGCCCGCTCCACGACCGCACCGTGCGCGAGCACTTGGGCGCAGCGCTGGACGAGCAGCAGGCATCGGAGCTCGCGGCACTGCTGCGCAAACTCGCCGCCGGTCAACGTGAGCGGGCCGCCTAG
- a CDS encoding YceI family protein, translating to MSTPTKVAVEPGTYKIDPVHSQVAFEIEHLGIATFRGRFRSFDGLLRFGEDGRLEAAEGEIDVRSVDVQDEMLSQHLLSDEFFAAEKFPTARFRSTAIEPVGDDRYRVRGDFELKGRTNEVVLDARVKGVARDLQGKLRVSVAAEGQIDRHAWGIDWDHTLEGGVKVIGDKVRLLIEIEAQRQ from the coding sequence ATGAGCACACCGACGAAGGTTGCTGTCGAACCGGGTACCTACAAGATCGATCCGGTCCACTCCCAGGTCGCCTTCGAGATCGAGCACCTAGGAATCGCCACCTTCCGTGGCCGGTTCCGCTCCTTCGACGGCTTGCTTCGTTTCGGCGAAGACGGCCGCCTGGAAGCCGCCGAGGGAGAGATCGATGTCCGCAGCGTCGACGTGCAAGACGAGATGCTGTCGCAGCACCTTTTGAGCGACGAGTTCTTCGCTGCCGAGAAGTTCCCGACCGCGCGCTTCCGCAGCACCGCGATTGAACCCGTAGGTGACGATCGCTACCGGGTTCGTGGCGACTTCGAGCTCAAGGGCCGCACCAACGAGGTGGTGCTCGATGCGCGCGTTAAGGGCGTGGCCCGCGATCTCCAGGGCAAGCTGCGGGTGAGCGTGGCTGCCGAGGGCCAGATCGACCGCCACGCGTGGGGGATCGACTGGGACCACACGCTCGAGGGCGGGGTCAAGGTGATCGGCGACAAGGTCCGGCTGCTGATCGAGATCGAGGCGCAACGGCAGTGA
- a CDS encoding NADPH-dependent FMN reductase: MSDSTARATRELDAAAARPVEQPLRVLVLVGSLRRDSYNRRLARAFSEEAPQGLELVEWPRLAELPHYNEDLEDDPPLAAVQLRRAVAAADALLLITPEYNAGPSSAIKNAVDWASRPPGRAPIAGKPAAVAGASVSSFGALWAQQQLRRALLIAGARPLERELPVARVDQRFAGNRLRDAGLRQELRALLEELATAACSQLTTPQATAAARGSTS, encoded by the coding sequence GTGAGCGACTCGACGGCACGCGCTACCCGCGAGCTTGACGCAGCGGCTGCTCGACCCGTCGAGCAGCCGCTGCGGGTGCTCGTGCTGGTTGGAAGCCTGCGACGCGATTCCTACAACCGCCGCCTCGCCCGCGCGTTCAGCGAGGAAGCGCCGCAGGGCCTGGAGCTCGTCGAGTGGCCGCGCCTCGCCGAGCTTCCCCACTACAACGAGGATCTCGAGGACGATCCACCGCTCGCCGCTGTGCAGTTGAGGCGCGCGGTGGCTGCGGCCGACGCACTCCTTCTGATCACCCCCGAGTACAACGCCGGGCCGTCGAGCGCGATCAAGAACGCGGTCGATTGGGCGTCGCGACCACCCGGGCGCGCCCCGATCGCCGGCAAACCCGCGGCCGTGGCCGGTGCCAGCGTGTCGTCGTTCGGCGCGTTGTGGGCCCAGCAGCAGCTGCGGCGGGCGCTGCTGATCGCCGGCGCACGGCCACTGGAGCGGGAGTTGCCGGTCGCACGCGTCGACCAACGGTTCGCGGGCAACCGCCTGCGCGACGCCGGGCTCCGGCAAGAGCTACGCGCGCTACTCGAGGAGCTCGCGACCGCTGCCTGCAGCCAGCTAACGACACCGCAAGCGACTGCGGCTGCGCGCGGAAGCACGAGCTGA
- a CDS encoding DUF4234 domain-containing protein, translating into MYLVLGFLTLGIYSIYVHYKLIARQRDHFRRMLRFCDDLLRVIEERAEITGQSEALAAEIAEVRSLKERFDEVHRKRQRSPGLWIVLSILSFGLLFFYVLYFLNDDLVEHQQIEAEYLERASLLLNKLGVGRHPVIVEQVVPDRSFPLYLILTIVTLGLFELYWAYARIKDGNEHFNEHARFEDQLLSLIRAYA; encoded by the coding sequence ATGTATCTGGTGCTCGGCTTTTTGACGCTCGGCATTTACTCGATCTACGTGCACTACAAGTTGATCGCCAGGCAGCGCGACCACTTCCGCAGGATGTTGCGGTTCTGCGACGACCTTTTGCGGGTAATCGAGGAGCGCGCCGAAATCACCGGGCAAAGCGAAGCGCTGGCCGCCGAGATCGCCGAGGTTCGTTCTCTCAAGGAGCGCTTCGACGAAGTTCATCGCAAGCGCCAGCGCAGCCCTGGGCTCTGGATCGTGTTGAGCATCCTCAGCTTCGGCTTGCTGTTCTTCTACGTTCTCTACTTCCTCAACGACGACCTGGTGGAGCATCAGCAGATCGAGGCCGAGTATCTCGAGCGGGCGTCGCTGCTTCTCAACAAGCTCGGTGTCGGGAGGCACCCGGTGATCGTCGAACAGGTGGTTCCCGACCGCAGCTTCCCGCTCTACCTGATCCTGACGATCGTCACGCTCGGTCTGTTCGAGTTGTACTGGGCGTACGCGCGCATCAAAGACGGCAACGAGCACTTCAACGAACACGCGCGCTTCGAGGATCAGCTGCTGTCCCTGATCCGCGCCTACGCGTAG
- a CDS encoding CPBP family glutamic-type intramembrane protease, with protein sequence MEHIRGRQIERDRLPPPPDHAAGWKLDPRDRRYLRYWDGRSWTDAVAPAAPGGAAVAAPPGWYGDPANASLQRLWDGQRWTDQTRPAATQRRGPPPPSEHPFEGPDWPAWSGPLAFIAAAIGGLLAALPLILSKERDPVWWIGSTFGQELLFVLLALAVAARSARPRPWHFGLAGTTPRQLATWLAVAVGGYSVFILPALLASGETDRREVLPELAGRSDAAVLWLLAALIVVTAPITEEFFFRGFFYRALRNQLEFAPAVLANGLVFGLAHLPSEPGAFVPLTLFGALLCIVYERTGSLLPAITIHSLNNTIVLAFPAHLPVQALTLGLPVILGSLVLSLTLRDTPMRERDRSYG encoded by the coding sequence GTGGAGCACATCCGCGGTCGACAGATCGAGCGGGACAGGCTTCCGCCGCCTCCCGATCACGCTGCCGGCTGGAAGCTCGACCCCCGCGATCGGCGCTACCTCCGTTACTGGGACGGTCGCTCTTGGACGGATGCGGTAGCGCCAGCGGCACCGGGCGGCGCGGCGGTGGCGGCGCCGCCCGGCTGGTACGGGGATCCTGCGAACGCCTCGCTGCAGCGCTTATGGGATGGTCAAAGGTGGACCGACCAAACGCGTCCGGCGGCTACGCAGCGACGGGGACCGCCGCCCCCCAGTGAGCACCCTTTCGAGGGTCCCGACTGGCCGGCGTGGAGCGGACCTCTGGCGTTCATAGCCGCTGCGATCGGTGGCTTGCTCGCGGCCTTGCCGCTGATCTTGAGCAAGGAGCGAGATCCCGTCTGGTGGATCGGCTCGACGTTCGGGCAAGAACTTCTGTTCGTGTTGTTAGCGCTGGCGGTCGCCGCCCGCAGCGCTCGGCCACGGCCGTGGCACTTCGGCCTCGCCGGAACCACACCGCGCCAGCTCGCGACGTGGCTGGCGGTGGCAGTTGGCGGCTACAGCGTGTTCATCTTGCCGGCATTGTTGGCGAGCGGGGAGACCGACCGCCGCGAGGTGTTGCCGGAACTCGCCGGCCGCAGCGACGCTGCGGTGCTCTGGCTGTTGGCCGCGTTGATCGTCGTGACCGCGCCGATCACCGAGGAGTTCTTCTTCCGCGGCTTCTTCTACCGGGCTTTACGCAACCAACTCGAGTTCGCGCCCGCCGTGCTCGCGAACGGACTGGTCTTTGGGCTCGCTCACCTACCGAGCGAACCGGGCGCCTTCGTCCCGCTGACGCTCTTCGGCGCGCTGCTGTGCATTGTTTACGAGCGGACGGGCTCGCTTCTTCCCGCGATCACCATCCATTCGCTCAACAACACGATCGTGCTCGCCTTCCCCGCGCATCTGCCAGTCCAAGCCCTCACCCTCGGCTTGCCGGTGATCTTGGGTTCGCTGGTGCTCAGCCTGACGCTGCGCGACACCCCGATGCGCGAGCGCGACCGCAGTTACGGATAA
- a CDS encoding tyrosine-type recombinase/integrase, protein MARRRRVEPGVWVRETRTGPVYEVVVRDADGRQRFRTAGPRLTDARKLRDELRGFRARGELPRPRVPLTLGEACDNWLAEKQAAVRESTLEAYKVGARLLGDLRRRRLDHLTPEDLARRVSELRRAGYADSTIAKAVAAARNSFRWAQRRRGWRGENPALLLERAERPAPHTQARRRALTPEELSALLEACDTPRWRCLFELLAVTGARLGEARALRWRDLDLTDPAAATCRIERQLDKHGRERPLKTPASRRVVPLTRALAKRLLELRAQSGWSQPDDYVFVAETGAPLDSANIRRAFNRALKAAKLVDGRPAFPEVLGARQGPPPTPHSLRHTCATLLIAQGLGPDQVAWHLGHATPTVTLAIYTHELRTHQQREQRRRALEDAYRTLELASVWQASRLPKRQQRETAARIFPAKSNRR, encoded by the coding sequence GTGGCGCGCAGGCGGCGAGTCGAACCCGGCGTGTGGGTGCGTGAAACGCGCACCGGCCCCGTGTACGAGGTGGTGGTGCGGGACGCCGACGGCAGGCAACGGTTCCGCACCGCGGGCCCCAGGCTCACGGACGCGCGCAAGCTGCGGGACGAGCTGCGGGGGTTCCGCGCCCGCGGCGAGCTGCCGCGGCCGAGGGTGCCGCTCACCCTCGGCGAGGCGTGCGACAACTGGCTTGCCGAAAAACAGGCGGCGGTCCGCGAATCCACGCTCGAGGCCTACAAGGTGGGGGCGCGCCTCCTCGGTGATTTGCGCCGCCGCAGGCTCGACCACCTAACCCCCGAGGACCTGGCGCGCCGCGTCTCCGAGTTGCGCCGCGCCGGCTACGCCGACAGCACCATCGCGAAAGCCGTCGCCGCTGCCCGCAACAGCTTCCGGTGGGCTCAGAGGCGCCGCGGGTGGCGGGGCGAGAACCCTGCGCTGCTGCTTGAGCGGGCGGAGCGCCCAGCGCCCCACACCCAGGCGCGCCGCCGCGCGCTCACACCCGAAGAGCTCAGCGCGCTACTCGAGGCGTGCGACACCCCCCGCTGGCGGTGCCTGTTCGAGCTGCTCGCCGTGACCGGTGCGCGGCTCGGGGAAGCGCGGGCGCTCCGCTGGCGGGACCTCGACCTCACCGACCCGGCCGCCGCGACCTGCAGGATCGAGCGCCAGCTCGACAAGCACGGGCGGGAGCGGCCCCTCAAAACCCCGGCGTCCCGGCGCGTCGTGCCACTAACACGCGCCCTCGCAAAGCGGCTACTTGAGCTCCGCGCCCAGTCAGGTTGGTCGCAACCCGACGACTATGTGTTTGTGGCCGAAACAGGCGCACCGCTCGACAGCGCGAACATCCGTCGCGCGTTCAACCGCGCCCTCAAAGCCGCAAAGCTGGTGGACGGCCGCCCCGCCTTCCCCGAGGTGCTCGGCGCGCGCCAGGGGCCCCCACCAACGCCCCACTCGCTGCGCCACACCTGCGCAACCCTGCTCATCGCCCAAGGGCTCGGACCCGACCAGGTGGCCTGGCACTTGGGGCACGCAACCCCCACCGTGACCCTCGCGATCTACACCCACGAGCTGCGCACCCACCAGCAGCGCGAGCAGCGCCGGCGAGCCCTCGAGGACGCCTACCGCACCCTCGAACTGGCAAGCGTTTGGCAAGCATCACGCTTGCCAAAACGGCAACAGCGGGAAACCGCCGCCCGCATTTTCCCTGCAAAAAGCAACAGACGGTGA
- a CDS encoding helix-turn-helix domain-containing protein: protein MNGNLGPLQPLAEAIAELVADRVYERIERRMERDEWLTMRDAARYAKVSYHRLVDAANRGELRTVQHTPNGKRRVRRSEVDRWLAGERNAP from the coding sequence GTGAACGGCAACCTCGGCCCCCTCCAACCGCTCGCGGAAGCCATCGCCGAGCTTGTCGCCGACCGCGTCTACGAGCGTATCGAGCGGCGGATGGAGCGGGACGAGTGGCTCACGATGCGGGACGCCGCCCGGTACGCCAAGGTGAGCTACCACCGCCTTGTGGATGCTGCGAACCGCGGGGAGCTGCGCACCGTCCAACACACCCCAAACGGCAAACGGCGCGTCCGCCGCAGCGAGGTCGACCGCTGGCTTGCTGGGGAGCGAAACGCCCCGTAG
- a CDS encoding bifunctional DNA primase/polymerase, producing MRCVNRSAPALASGGAKTTLSAGDSTLAIPEALAHYTRTYGAACRLARLGLPVFPCAKDRKEPATPRGFKDATSDTTRIAEWWGVSESGDTLPLNLGLRTGSASGLWVLDIDGEEGLGTLERLEREHGPLPATVTVATPSGGRHLYFRLPEGVEVRCRTQVFPGVDVRGEGGYVVVPPSVVGGRRYRWLRLAEVAQPPGWLLEAVAHRHKPAHPTGSRGARWCVGERNDRLFREACALRGRGYSPAELEEVLLTLNAERCDPPLPEAEVRKVAESASRYEPAGQAPGGQGAPRRRVETVSAASIKPQPVRWLWEPRVPFGALTLLVGDPGAGKSMLTCWLAAQVTQQGGAVLLVSGEDHAAAVIRPRLEAAGAHLELVHVIRVREGDSDDRLALPSDAPLLEEQARANGAQLVVIDPLSAHLDERVHSWRDQSVRQALGPLARIAEATACAVVVVAHLNKTQMHGNHPLYRVGGSIGMPAAARSVLLLARDPDDLDSDRRVLAHAKSNLSWLAPGLAMRIEPVRVDGVLAARTVIEGEVAVSAADLLDADGHGEAGARERAEAFLREVLSDGPVAVRDILAEAREEGISEMTLRRAAAGLGIRRKRLSQGNRGRGRWEWELPDNAPQDDHLANSASEKGSPQDDHPLYITDDHLANGGLSPPAGDNAGSGTKRACPAHVDPDRPDNGYRPGCRYCAHATERASSRDDTRGGGGL from the coding sequence GTGCGCTGCGTAAACAGGAGCGCCCCCGCCCTTGCGAGCGGGGGCGCAAAAACAACCCTCTCCGCGGGGGATTCTACGCTCGCGATCCCCGAGGCGCTCGCCCACTACACCCGCACCTACGGCGCGGCGTGCCGCCTCGCGCGGCTCGGCCTCCCGGTGTTTCCGTGCGCCAAGGACAGGAAGGAGCCCGCAACGCCCCGCGGCTTCAAGGACGCCACCAGCGACACCACTCGCATCGCCGAGTGGTGGGGGGTGAGCGAGAGCGGCGACACGCTCCCCCTGAACCTGGGGTTGCGGACCGGGAGCGCCTCGGGCCTGTGGGTGCTCGACATCGACGGGGAGGAGGGGCTGGGGACGCTCGAGCGGCTCGAGCGCGAGCACGGTCCGCTCCCCGCGACGGTGACGGTCGCGACGCCGTCGGGCGGGCGCCACCTCTACTTCCGCCTCCCCGAGGGCGTCGAGGTGCGCTGCAGGACCCAGGTTTTCCCGGGTGTTGATGTGCGCGGCGAGGGCGGGTACGTCGTCGTCCCCCCGTCGGTGGTGGGCGGGCGCCGCTACCGCTGGCTGCGTCTCGCCGAGGTTGCGCAGCCGCCCGGGTGGCTGCTTGAGGCGGTGGCGCATCGCCACAAGCCGGCACACCCCACTGGCTCGCGCGGTGCGCGGTGGTGTGTGGGTGAGCGCAACGACCGCCTGTTCCGCGAGGCCTGCGCTCTCCGCGGCCGCGGCTACAGCCCCGCCGAGCTCGAGGAGGTGCTGCTCACACTGAACGCGGAGCGGTGCGACCCGCCGCTCCCGGAGGCGGAGGTGCGGAAGGTCGCGGAGAGCGCCTCCCGCTACGAGCCCGCGGGGCAGGCGCCGGGCGGGCAAGGCGCGCCCCGGCGGCGGGTGGAGACCGTGAGCGCCGCGAGTATCAAGCCGCAGCCTGTGCGGTGGCTCTGGGAGCCGCGCGTGCCTTTCGGCGCGCTAACACTGCTGGTAGGCGACCCTGGGGCCGGAAAGTCAATGCTCACCTGCTGGCTCGCCGCCCAGGTAACCCAGCAGGGTGGGGCGGTGCTGCTCGTCTCGGGAGAGGATCACGCAGCAGCGGTGATCCGGCCCCGGCTCGAGGCGGCGGGTGCGCACCTCGAACTAGTGCACGTCATCAGGGTGCGCGAAGGCGACAGCGACGATCGGCTCGCTCTGCCCAGTGACGCCCCCCTCCTCGAGGAGCAGGCTCGGGCAAACGGCGCGCAGCTAGTGGTGATAGACCCGTTGAGCGCCCACCTCGACGAGCGGGTGCACTCCTGGCGCGACCAGTCCGTCAGGCAGGCGCTCGGCCCGCTCGCACGGATCGCCGAGGCAACCGCCTGCGCCGTGGTTGTTGTCGCCCACCTGAACAAGACGCAGATGCACGGAAACCACCCGCTCTACAGAGTCGGTGGGTCGATCGGGATGCCCGCCGCCGCCCGCAGCGTGCTGCTGCTCGCTCGAGACCCCGACGATCTCGACAGCGACCGCCGTGTACTGGCTCACGCTAAGTCCAACCTGTCGTGGCTCGCTCCGGGCCTCGCGATGCGCATAGAGCCGGTGAGGGTCGACGGGGTGCTCGCGGCTCGCACCGTCATCGAGGGCGAGGTTGCGGTCTCGGCAGCGGACCTGCTTGACGCGGATGGTCACGGCGAGGCGGGCGCGCGCGAGAGGGCGGAAGCGTTCCTCCGGGAGGTGCTCAGCGACGGGCCCGTGGCGGTGAGAGACATCCTCGCGGAGGCCCGGGAGGAGGGGATCAGCGAGATGACCTTAAGGCGCGCAGCGGCCGGGCTTGGCATCAGAAGGAAGCGCCTCTCGCAGGGAAACCGCGGGCGGGGTAGGTGGGAGTGGGAACTGCCCGACAACGCCCCACAAGATGATCATCTTGCGAATTCGGCTTCAGAAAAGGGATCCCCGCAAGATGATCACCCCCTATACATCACTGATGATCATCTTGCGAACGGTGGCTTATCACCCCCTGCTGGCGACAACGCTGGCAGCGGAACAAAACGCGCGTGCCCCGCGCACGTCGACCCCGACCGGCCCGACAACGGCTACCGGCCGGGCTGCCGCTACTGCGCCCACGCGACCGAGCGAGCGTCGTCCCGGGACGACACCCGGGGGGGTGGTGGCTTGTGA